The DNA sequence GCGCAGAATAACAACGGCATACCGGTTTATTTCCCTCAATGATTTTTCGCGAGAAACAGTGCAGGCAGCCGTTAAATCTCTTATTGACGAAGGCTGTTCGGTAATTGCTGCCAGTAAGACTTTTGGCGTAGATAATATGAAGGAAGAACTGATCGTCCAGGAAATTGCTCGGGATATGGGTGTTGAGGCTACCTGTGCCTCCGATATCTCTAAGCTGTACGGATTGAGCAGACGCACAAGAACGGCAGTAATTAACAGCTCGATTCTGCCGAAGATGATCAGCACCGCTAATTCTACGGAAGATGCGGTCAGAACTGCTGGCATTGAAGCGCCGCTGATGATCATGAGGGGTGACGGCGGTGTTATGGATATTGAAGAGATGCGAAAGCGTCCAGTGCTGACTATGCTGTCCGGACCGGCAGCTTCCACAGTCGGTGCCCTGATGCATCTAAAAATCTCTAATGGAATATTCTTCGAAGTGGGCGGCACTTCGACCGACATTGGAGTAATTAAAAATGGCCGTCCTATGATTGACTATGCTGTAGTCGGCGGCCAGCGAACCATGGTTAACTCCATTGACGTCCATACCGGGGGAGTAGCAGGCGGTTCCATGATCAGAGCAGATAACGGCAGAATCATCCATGTTGGCCCAAGATCCTGCCACATCGCCAACCTGTCCTATGTGGCATTTACCAGCCCGGATAAAATCGTTAATCCGAAAGTAGTTCAGATTACACCGGTCAAGGGAGACCCCTCCGACTATATTGCAATAGAGACTGAGGATGGTTCAAGGTATGCTTTGACTACAACCTGCGCTGCGAACGCCCTCGGATATGTAAAGGAAGGCGATTATTCCTACGGCCATCCGGAAAGCTGCGTCAAAGGCTTCGAGGCCTTAGGCAGATTCTTGAACATGAGCTGGAAGGAAGCGGCTCTTGGGGTCTTGGATAACGCCGCCGCAACATGTATTGAGATCATTGAAGAATTGATGGAGAAGCACAAAATTGAGAGAAGCCAAATCACATTGGTTGGCGGCGGTGGAGGAGCCAAGGTTCTCCTGCCGAGAACTGCTGAGATTATGGGACTTCGCCATCAGATTGCGGAGCAGGCAGAGATTATTTCCTCAATCGGA is a window from the Bacillota bacterium genome containing:
- a CDS encoding hydantoinase/oxoprolinase family protein — protein: MKKRKVRVGIDVGGTNTKAVAIDNETYEIIGVGIVPTTHEHELGVSAGVIESFKKCLDENGIDAKEVVFIAHSTTQATNALLEGDVAKVGVIGIAKGIVPGFLSRIQGNISDIILDKSGKRRITTAYRFISLNDFSRETVQAAVKSLIDEGCSVIAASKTFGVDNMKEELIVQEIARDMGVEATCASDISKLYGLSRRTRTAVINSSILPKMISTANSTEDAVRTAGIEAPLMIMRGDGGVMDIEEMRKRPVLTMLSGPAASTVGALMHLKISNGIFFEVGGTSTDIGVIKNGRPMIDYAVVGGQRTMVNSIDVHTGGVAGGSMIRADNGRIIHVGPRSCHIANLSYVAFTSPDKIVNPKVVQITPVKGDPSDYIAIETEDGSRYALTTTCAANALGYVKEGDYSYGHPESCVKGFEALGRFLNMSWKEAALGVLDNAAATCIEIIEELMEKHKIERSQITLVGGGGGAKVLLPRTAEIMGLRHQIAEQAEIISSIGVALALVRDTVERVIPNPTQEDIMRLREEAADSVIRSGATPDSVEIQIEIDTQAQKVRAIATGSTEIATQDLARVVDEDEARKLAAESMGADPSDVKLVVSNEFFWVFGNQVKDKLEIRVVNQNGFVQRQREDGTAVATTVAGVRSVVGKLWEEYLVYKSDIILTPDIYLAIGPKIIDFEGLQTFEQLTMLMDSELMMRSGNEPVIAIVARSHM